AAAAGAAAATTAATGTTTTATAACGGAGCGAATTGCGATATTTATATAGGAAAAGGTGCTGGGAAAAAATTGTTGAATGATATTCAAAATGCCAGAAAATCTATAAAAATTGTTTCGCCGTATCTTTCACCTTTTTTAATTTCCGAATTGATAAGTTTGCATCAACGAAATATAGAAGTTGAGTTGATCACAACAGATAATATCGAAGACTTTTCCGGAAGTTATGAAAAAAATATCCATAAACTTATCATACAAAATAGAGAAACCGACCAAAAAGCTGTTGAAAAACGTAAAAAATGGAAAAGCATTGTTAATATTCTGACTTTTATTGATATTGTAATTTTGGTACTTTTAATTGGAGTCGCATATTTTATGAAAGACATGAAAGTTGCCTGGGGGCTTATTCCTTTTATTATCATATTTCTCGTTATCAGGTTGTATAAAAATAAAATAAAGAATAAACGGATTTATTCATATTGGTATTCGCAACTATTTCCCTTTAAAGTGTACATGTCGCCTAACACAACAAATTTAAGCGACACGTTTATTCACGGAAAAATATATCTGATTGACGACCAGATTGTATATTTAGGTTCACTGAATTTTACAGCAAGTGGAACCAGGCACAACTATGAAACCCGAATAAGAACGACAGATACAAATGCAATTAAAGAAATCAAAGAAGAACTTTACCATTTAATGAACCATTCTGATTTACCCGAAAGAGATATTCAGTTTTGGGGTAAACAACTATATCAGGAACCTATAAACTAAAAATATTACTATTAGCATGTGCTGAACATTCATTAAAAAACGGACATGAACACATTCGAAATTTCAGTAAAAAGATTTGATGAATTCGCATCGGAATATGCAGAAAAATTCATGAATATAGATTTATACCGTGTACACCTGGATAGATTTTGTGATTTGACGGAAAACAAGCAACCAAAGATTTTAGAATTAGGTTGTGGGCCCGGAAATGTTACCGGATATTTAAAACAAAGGTTTCAGAATTCTGAAATTATAGCAATAGATCTGGCTCCCCAAATGATCGATCTGGCAAAAAATGCTGTAAATGGGGTTGATTTCAGAGTAATGGATGTAAGGGAGATAAAAAATTTAAACATTCGGTTTGATCTGATCATGTGTTCCTTTTGCCTGCCTTTTCTTTCAAAAGAAGACGCATTTCAACTGATTGCTGATTGCTCAGAAAGATTAGAACAAAAAGGATTGCTCTATCTTAGCACAATGGAAGGAAATGAATCCAAAGCTGGATTTGAACCAACCTGTTTTTCAGGAGATTCAGAAGTTTATTTTAATTACCATGAACAACAATGCCTGGAAAAGGCATTATTGGAGAATGGATTTACAATTGAATACAATATTCGTCAAAGTTTTCTGGAACCAAATGATGATATTACCATTGATCTGATGATGATTGCGAAGAAAAAATAATGAACAAGTAAATAATATATAGTGGATAAGGAACAGTTTATGACCCTGTTGCTATTGGACGATAAACAGGAAAGCATGATCCGCAAATATTCAGGAAAAGAGATTAGGTCAGAAACCAAATAATAATCGAAGTTTTAGAAAAATTTATGAACCTTA
The nucleotide sequence above comes from Bacteroidales bacterium. Encoded proteins:
- a CDS encoding phospholipase D family protein, which gives rise to MFYNGANCDIYIGKGAGKKLLNDIQNARKSIKIVSPYLSPFLISELISLHQRNIEVELITTDNIEDFSGSYEKNIHKLIIQNRETDQKAVEKRKKWKSIVNILTFIDIVILVLLIGVAYFMKDMKVAWGLIPFIIIFLVIRLYKNKIKNKRIYSYWYSQLFPFKVYMSPNTTNLSDTFIHGKIYLIDDQIVYLGSLNFTASGTRHNYETRIRTTDTNAIKEIKEELYHLMNHSDLPERDIQFWGKQLYQEPIN
- a CDS encoding class I SAM-dependent methyltransferase, with product MNTFEISVKRFDEFASEYAEKFMNIDLYRVHLDRFCDLTENKQPKILELGCGPGNVTGYLKQRFQNSEIIAIDLAPQMIDLAKNAVNGVDFRVMDVREIKNLNIRFDLIMCSFCLPFLSKEDAFQLIADCSERLEQKGLLYLSTMEGNESKAGFEPTCFSGDSEVYFNYHEQQCLEKALLENGFTIEYNIRQSFLEPNDDITIDLMMIAKKK